The Athene noctua chromosome 25, bAthNoc1.hap1.1, whole genome shotgun sequence region TCAGGGGTTCTCCAGTTTGGGTCAAAGTGTCTGTGGCAATAGCCACTGCTCTCTTCCTCTGTGTAACCTGTCCCTTAGCACCATCTCCCCAGAGGAACCTGTGTCTCGCAGACAGACAACAAGCTGGCCCTGACTGGGCTGGCAATGTGCACGAGGAAGCCAAGCCCTTCTCCCCGCTCCTTATCACTCAGCACCTGCAGCGgggatgtccctgtccctgcttctCATCTCCCACACCAGCCGCGTGCTGGGCCCTTTGTTCCTCCTGAGGGAGCTGACAGGCCGGCACAGGGTGAGGACTCACCTGCACGGTCACCAAGGGGAGCTgcaaagaaagagagaggaagcgTTCAGCAAGACCAAAGCACAGAGCGCTGAGCTGTAGCTGAGCCGGGGGCTGTGCCTCTGGGGTCTGGCTTGGCCCCCACAGGGCTGGTAGCTGGGCTGGGCGCTCAGCagggctcagagctgctctcGTTGCTCGGCTCCCAGAGCCCTTGTGCTGCCTTTTCCAGGCAGCGGGACGCGAGCAGCGAGGCTGCATTGTGCGAACAGCGTTAGCTGTGCAATTGGGCCTGTCTGCACCGCGTACCGTCAGGAGTGTAACACCAGCAGGCATTGTGGTGGTGTGTAAAAGCTACGCCCGAGAGGAGACAGGCAATAGATGGTGCAAAGGGAATAATTCATCCCCTGCAGCAGTGCCAAAAGCCAGGGGCTGTACCCTGGGCACTCAGGCTGGGAGCGCTGGGAAGAGCTGGGtcccatcccccccaccccaccgtCCCTGCGGTGTTTGGGGGGTTCCCTCCCCACACCCGTCTCCTCCACGCTCGGTGACACTGAAGGCTGTGCCACTGCTGCCAAGGCCGATTGTTCTGGCTGCGGGGGGATCCTATTGCCTCTGCGCCCGTCCTGTGCCCTGACCCTGCCTTACCTGCCAGTTGCGGGGAATGAAGTTTTGATCGAAACGGACAATTCGAAACTTCACTGGAGAgagcaaaggcaggagcagagtgAGCACCAGGGCCTGGGACCCCAACCTGGGGATCCCAAGAGCCTGTGAGctcttccagcagctcctgcccctcaCCAGTTTGTCCAGGCTTGTAGACATCCTTGTCTGTCTGCACCAAGGTCCCCAGCTCCAGGGTTTTCACCAGTACTTTCCTCTGCTCAGAGACCTCCAGGGAACCTCCCCGGATGGAGACGTGAAGATGCGCAACCTCACTGACCCTTTTAGGAGGGCTAGAAACCTGGCCCGGAGAAACAGCAGAGATGGTTGCAAAGCCTTTATGTTGGATGCCAGTGGGACATCCTACCTGTACCCCATCGCCACCATCCCATTGCCCCATGAAGTCACCAGGGGACTGGTAACATGGGCAGATGATGCAGATAAAGCCCACAAGGTCTCTGTACATTGCCCCATGTCTCCCCACTCTCCAGCTCACTCCTTGCCCATCCAGAATGGACCCCAGGTCCCCTCCCAGTTCCACCAGCCCAGCTCTGGCAGTGGGTAGGGGATGGATAGCCCTTCCTGAGGTCTTTAGCTCTGCCATGGGGgcaggactcacgttggagaagcgGGGCCAGTTCAGCTGGAGGATATCGCTGTGCTGCTCTTCCAGGGTGATGTTGGGGACGCTGTGGCTGCTTGCCAGGTGGAGGGTCACGCGCACGGGCTCGTCCAGGTCCATGAGGTGCACATGCACTTTGCCCGTGTACGGGTAGTAGAACACGGAGGGGAAGAGCACCGTGTAGTGtctggggaggggacacatcGGCAGAAGAGGAGACCAGGGAGACCCCACCAAATCCCAGGGCTCCCCTCCACGCCAGACTCTCAAGGCGGGAGGTACTCGGGGTTTTTTCCAGCAGGGCTATGCCACCCAGCCTTCCCCCCATCCACCCAGGGAGGCTGGCCAGTGCACAGGGCAGAGCGCAGCCCCCTCTGCCTAAGCACCTTGGGGAAGAACCGAGGGGATGAtctgcagagggagggaaggctCTGCTCACCCACCAGCTTGGGTGTGAGGTTGCACCTACACCACAGCAGCCTGGAGACACCAAGCCCTGGTACAAAGTCCTCCATGGGGACAGCCCACCACCCCGAGCACTTCCATCCTGAGCAGCGACCACAGTCTCAGCAAGGATTGTCACAGCACTGAGACAAAGCGTCATCCCACCGGGCGTGGACAGGCAGACATGGGGAGGGCTTACGGCTTTGCAGATGCTCCAGCTGTGAGGGGTAGGATgcaaagcagcaggcagggcaggacagcTGCAGGCACCATGCTTGAAGAAGCTGTGGAAGCAAGGTGGTCCCAGAACCCCCGTGATgagttttcttcctctcctcaagGTTTCACCCCCGCTCTGGCAGCAAGCAAAAGCCAGCAAGGTCTCTGCTGGGCCCCAGCCACCCAGCTCGGACAATGTTTAACTACCAGACCTAGACTTTGCTGGGTTCAAGGCTCTAGGCAGCCAAACCACACCCATGGTGGTGGGCACATGGTGGGACCGCTGAGCCAGCTCAGAGCTGACAGACTAAGCCACACGTAGGGAGCCCTGGCAGGAAGGGAGGGAATGGAGGGGCTTTGTGGGAAATGAGATCCTCCATGTGCAGGCTGCCCTTGACCATCTGCACGTGACGGTTCCTGACCTGCTGAGTTGCTACTCATGGGAAACCTCTTTTCTCTTGCTAATATCTTTGCCTAGTGGTATCTGTCTGGGTGGACAATGGCCACCGATTTGTAGAGTTTCCTCCTCAACGAGCCAGCCACTCCCAAGGGCAGGAACAATGCCAAATCAGAGCGCTTCACCCTTGTTTGGCCAGGGTTTGCCACGGTTCCTTATTTGAATCTGGGAGGTGAagcctgcccaccctgctcccagcactggggaCAGGCACACACTGCAtttctccctgccctgctgtcacCCAGGGGTGGCTGGGACAGGAGCTGCTCAGCTGGGAAGGAGCCAGCAGATGCCCAAAGCCTTTCCTGGGAGCAGGGAACAGGCCAGGGAAGATGGTAGCTGGTGGATGGGTCTGGTGGTGCCGTGGTCTGGAAGCCACAGATCAGTCCATCCTGCTCCAGGTAGGCATAATGCAGACACCTCTGCCCTGTGAGGGTTTGGGGCTTTAATGGATGCTCTTGCTGTGCACATAGTGCTTGTCCCTGAAGCAGGGACAGGTCTACCTCGGGGGCAGACCTAGCCTACGCCAGCCTAACTCTCACCCTGTCACaagctcctcacaccaccccgcGCTGCACCCATGGAGAAGCTGTGGTGTCCATAGGAATGCTAAACATGCAGCAAGGCAGGCACCCCGTGTGGCCCTAAGGAGATGGATCCCCCTGCCCGTGCTCCCCTCAGCACCCGAGGCGCAGGCAGGACACCGTGCACACACACTGCCAGGTGTGGACTCTTTAATCTTGCACCTTTGTCTCAGAGTTCTTCATCATGGATGCTCTTCTCATGTGTCCATATCCCCTGTAGCCCCTGGACCTCCTGCCCGCCCCCACAAGCCACTTGCTGTGCTCTGAGCCCCTCCCCAGAGCTGGCTGTAGCCGAACAGCATTGCCAGCTTGCAGGAGCCTCTGGAAGAAGCAAGGCAGCAAGCCCACGGGTGAACCCCCAGCGAGCTGCGCAGTCAGGGGTGGAAAGTGGTGCAGtgaagccccagccctgcctggcacatccctcccccccgcccccagtgtgcaggcaggagccatccaggcagagggggctggcgACCCCAGGGCCAGACACAGCTCTGGGTTTGGGGGCACAGGGGATGCACAGCCATAGCAGGGGGGTTCTGGGGCACCTTGCACTGGTGTTGGGGTGCTGCCTAGTCACCGTCCCACACTGCTCTGCTTCCCCTTGCACCGGGGCACCGTTGTGCTCTGGCAGGTCTGGTGGAAACATCCGCAGGGGACAAGGAGATGTCACAGCCCAGCCGCTGGCTGTGCCACCTGCCTTACACCCCCGAGTGCCTCAGGGTCCCTCTGCCTAATTGCTGGTCGTGGTCGTGTCCTCCTCGCACCGTGAGCTGCCCGTCCCCCTGCCAGCACTGGCCCCAGCACAGCGCGGCAGCGGAGGCTGCTCCGCGTGCTGGTCCCCACGGTGATTTGCAGACATCTCAGCGAGGGCATCAGCCATGGCCTGGCGGACAGTCTCTGTCAGTTCAGGGACATCCTTTGGGCTCAGCCCCTGGGTTTCTACCCTGGGGAGGATCTGGATTGTGCATGTTcctggagggagagagaggggaaaggccGGGGATTCTGTTAGACAATCCCAGCAGGAACCAGCTCTTCCCATCAGCTGCCTCCACCACCAGCTGCCGCCGCACACCTCAGTGTCTCGCAAAGAGACCTCCAAGTACCACGAGCCTcatctccagcacagccctgctttCTGGCAACAGGGCTTCTTGTCCGTCACTTACCAGAGGTGAATCTCTTTTCCTCGGAGCTGAAGAAGTCCCAGTATGGGGAGATCACGATGGGGAAAATGGGAACCTGTAGGAGATGGAGGGTCAGGGACGTCTTTCATGCAGACACCCTCCCCAGCTGGGACTCCAGCTCCTGCCATGCTTCAGCAggtccccgtcccctccctgggTCCTGCACGGCAGGGTGCCTGTGCCTGGGGACTGCAGACCCCCAAAGTCCCTAATGTCCCCCAGTCCGCTGCCCCAGGGTGCACGCCCACCCAGCTCCATCGAGGACAAGTGGAGGGGGAGCCTGCACTCAGCCTCACCTGAGCCTGCACAGCCAAGTGGAAAGCCCCGCGCTTGAAGGGCAACATAGATTGGTTCTGGTTCCTGGTGCCTTCAGGGAAAATCAGCACTCGGAGCTGCACAGGACAGGGAGAGACATGAACATGGAGCCCAACCAGAGCATCCTGGGACCTGCtatgtgagtcctccccacaccccccttgCCCTATCGATGTTTGCTCCCCAActcccccccgctgccagccccccctcACATTTTCACGCCGCATGGTCCTGGCCGTCTGAGAGATGACATCGATTGCATCTTCTCTTTTGTGGCGGTCGATGAAGATGATGCCACTGAGCCAGCAGGCCCACCCCACGGTGCCCATGTACATGAGCTCCTTCTTGGCAATGGGCACACAGCGGTCAGGAATGATCTCAACCATGCCTGGAAGATGGATGGGAGAGGAAAGGATCCATCCCAGCCCAGTGACACCCAGAACCAACCAGCCTTGTGGCTGTAGTGACCTGGTATCATCTTCCATTGTCCCAACCCTCTCTCTGCAGCACATCCATAGCCCTGAGCTCCTGTCCCACCAGCTCTTCTGGCCTATGCCTACCACACTGCCCTGTACAAATCCTGGCACCGGCCACACTGGAATCCCCCCCAGGGTGAGCTGGGTccacccctgcagcaccccacagGCTGCCCACGCTGTGTTGAGCCCGCCTCTTCCTTGCACATACCCAGGAGGTCAAGGGAAGCTTGGTGGTTGCAAACTATCACAAAGGGCTCCTTGTTGTTCAGATGCTCAGAGCCCCGCACCTGCATCTTGATGCCACAGAAGAGTTTGAGGGGCAGGATAGCAGCACGCAGGAGCCTAGGGCAGAGGAACACATGTGGGGAGCAGATTGACACAGAGGGGGCTGCTGGATTTTTTCCAGTCCTTCACAGTCCCTCAGGGAGCAAGGTGCAAGATGGGCCAGGCTAGATCTGGTCTACGTGAGCAAATAGCGTGTCCCGAGGTGTCTCTGTGTTCAGGCTCagtgatgctttgcttttctaaGCACATTTGTAGCCTGCGTAGCTCAGAGCTAACCTTGAAACCATCCCTGAGGTGAGACCAGCGGCTGTCTCAGTAGTGGAATGTCTGCATTGGAGCCGCTGCTGAAGAGCAGCCAGCACAAGGTGGTGGCAGAATAACCCAAACCAACAGGCTTTTTGATGTCTGGGGATGATGGGAGAGCAAGAAGAGAAGGGATAGGATGTCTGCCTGCAGCCACGGTGCAAATCATCCCATCCCAAGGAGGACAACTGCCTCTGGCCAGGTGAGCCCTCCTGGTGACAGGGGTCCCATGTTAGAGCCAGGGAGGGGACTGGGGTACACCATGACTCCCAGGGAGAGCAAGAAGGGGCGATGGTGGTTGGGGACCTGCTGGGTGAGGGACAGTTGGTCTGACGGGGGGGAAGAGCTCttgggaactgggggtgtttagtctagagaagacgTTGAGTGGACACCTCATCACTCTCTAatactccctgccaggagggggcagagaggggggatgagtctctggagccaaggccccagcgccaggccccgagggaatggcctcaagctgcccagggcagggtcaggctggctctgaggaaggatttctgtgcagaaggggctgttgggcgttggaatgggctgcccagggcaggggggagtccccgggatccctgggggggttgaagagtcgggctgagccagcgctgagggatctgggggagttgggaacggtcagggtgaggttcatggttgggctggaggagctgcaagggcttttccaacccagatgattctgggattctgttggtgctggtgcagggccctggggaggggagaggccaGATGTGGTGCCGCAGAGctccctgggggtgtggggggcgaTGCACTGGGGTGTCCCTGTGAAGCCACCACTTGTCTCCTCAGCTGAGGTCAAGTACCTGGGGCAGGGGCTTGCAGAGCAGCACGTCTCTGCACGGGGGTCCGCGCCAGCCCCTTGGCCGTGGCTCCATTGTGtcctgctgggctgggagctgcgCTGCAGGGAGAAGCGGCCGAGTCCCGAGCGACCCGGGCTGTGCTGGGTGCGGGTGGGGCTCTGAGCGTCTCTGGGCCACGTCCAGACCTCATGGAGGGTCGGGGCCAGGTTGGGAGCAGAGACCGTCGGCTGTTCTGGTCCCCGGTGGTTGTACGGGGACTGTATGTCTcaagcattgctgttgcaccaccaccacgtcctggcCTCAGTGTACCCTGGAcatggaggagtacgctctggagaagaggaactgtcccagacaaaaccatgACATGCGCCTGAAGTTAAATCGGGGTGCAGAAGATGCAGGCTGGCACGACCACCGTGAATGCCGGGGCAtgtgcgcatggaggaccacgagACAatgagccctgtggaaatgggtggactgattggagaaatctgggacaatTAACGACTGCGTACGCCTCTCTTTGGACTCTACCTCCTTTTTCTCACCCTCTCCCTCATCCTAGTCATCGTTTTTGGAGCTTGGAGAACAAACACCTGCACCAGAACTGAGCCAACGGTACATCGCTGGATTCGTgctggtggtaattaatcttgctgcattttactgttttcttgcttagggattctgacccttcctttttctttctgtcccatcACTATTAtcagttgtatgcaaaataatGTTCACAACGTTGTCCGGCATCTGACCTCTCTGTGTCTTAgtctcgctcttgggattgtttaagaaccctccctgataccGGATCAGGACAGTGGTGGAGGGAGCTGGGGTGAGTGGAGGGCACCAGCTGCCAGGCTTCAGGCTGTGCTAGAAGTTTTCCTGCTCCTGACTGTCAGCCTCTTCAACAACAAATATGGGGGTTCTGTGAGAGAAGagtccctctgcccccccagccacacTCGGCTTCCCCTGTCCCTCCAGCTGAGCTCCATCCCTGATGTCACCGTCAACATGGACTTCCCATTGGTGCCGTATGTCAGCGCAGCATATTTGTCCAGGGCTTGCGGGGCCACCACGATGTCCTGACATGGAGGAAGCACAGAACCAGGGTCACTCTAACTGCAGATGCAGGGAGGGGAGGTTCTGGAGAAGactgaggagcagcagaagaggcagagcagctggggaCCTCATGTCTGCAGCTGCAAGCAGACATCAGGGACAGACAGAGCCTCCTTCTCCAGGTGTTGAATTGCTGTAGACCTGCGtctgctctgctccaggctcTGAAATGAGATCTTTGCTTTCCATCCAGTGAGCAAACAAGGGGTGGCAGAAGAAACCAGTGTGGACCTTCAGATATAGCCAAGACACTGTTTACCATCTGCCCACAGCCTCCTGGGTTCAAGGCACTGACAGGCTTTTGCAATTTGAGGAAAACCGCGGATGGGGCTGACCTCTTTCCCAGGGGCTCTCAGATGAGCACAGCTGCTGTCCCCATGCTTGCCGTGCTTGAGTATTGCTGGATACAGCCCTGGGCTCACCTCCCTGCCCTTCAGGAGCAGCCCCACATGGTGTCGGTGTCTGGAGGAGGCTGGTGCCACCACTCGCATGGACACGAGGCAGGAGCACGGCCCCAAGCCCATCCTGCGCCCCAGGATGTGGGCACAGGTCAGTGCCCCGACAGGCATCCCGGGGACTGATCGATGTGACAAGGAGCTCGGGGCCATTGGCACACCGAGCCCCGCGTGGGCCGGGACAGGGTGCAGTGGGGGCCATGAGCAGCATGGCCAAGGGGAGATGGATTCAGGAGTGGAGGGGACCTGCCTCTCCTGTGGGGCTGCTGAGGGGAAACATTTCATGGAGGGTTTGTCATTTGGTGCTGCCCGTCACTTTGGAGCAGAAGCCAGAGTGAGttgtcccccagcccctcctgacCAGGCACCACCGACCCCACGTTGTGCTGTTTCTCCTGCTGCCTTGTGTCCCATGCAAGGAATGCTCTCTCTGGGTTGGTCTCAGCTTTTTATTCAGGAAAGCAAAGTGAAGGGATGGCCCCTCTTACACTTCATTAAGGCAGACAGGAGTGCTGAGCCCCTAACACAAAGTGCGGTTTGGGACACAGGGCTGGCTTTGGTCAGGGATGGGGGGAAAGAGCCTGAAGCAAGGGAGCTTTCTTGCAAGAAAAATATCTTGCTACTCCTACTTCCCTTACCCCATTGGCATTCTTCTTCATTTCTCAGCCGGGctgagcagggacagggacagggctgcACTCAGGGCCGCCCTGAGCATCCTCTCCATGCCCAGCCATCAGGCACACACTGATCTCCCAAGGCTTTTTGTCAGCGCAGGGTCAGCTCACCCACCTCGGTCCCCTTTCCGAGGGACTGCACTGGCATTGGCTCAAGGGAAACCATGACTCCAGGGTGGGCAGTAAAGCCgttgctccctgggcagccccagcccccacgGGCTGTCAGGGCTGCTGGGGAGTGGGGCTGGGTTTCAGAGTCCTTGTCTCCACCATGTTGCTGCAGGCTCCTGCCGGGACAGATGAAGGGGACGAAGGGATGGGAAAACGCTGCCAGGCCTCGAGTCCGTGGCTGTCTGGAGGGGTACGACGGGGTCAGGAGCAGAGGGATAGCCAGGAAGCTGCAGTTTTCCTTCATGTGGGTCTTGGACGCTTTAAAACCGGGAATACAGCACGTATGAGATGGGGGTCAGAGTCAGCCTGCCCTTCTCCGTGCCAGAAACTGCTCCCCCTCTCTGACAGGTGCCCCCCTGGAACCcgtccccaccagcagcccatgGGCTCTAATGGGCCAGAAGAGCTCAGGGCCACGCGGGCCAAGCCGGGCTGTCCTTGGAGCCGCCCCGTGCACAGTGTCGTGAGGGGAGCAAACAGAACATCCCACAGCCAGCGGCCGCAAATCTACCAATCTCCCCCCAAAAGTGAAGGGAAGGCACCATCCCACTGGTGGTACCTAAGCATGGACACAGACTCTCCCCTCGCTGCAGGTGCTGGTGCTCTCTCCACACCTTGCGGCACCCACAGGCACCGTCCAGCCTGGCCGAGGGACGGGGAGAAGCTCTGCCCCGCTCCAGGGGTGACAGCTGTGGggtcagctctgctcctgctgcgAGGACGGTGCGAGCCCACTGCCTTGCTCGGCTCACCTGCACCATCAGGAGTTTTGTCTCAGTGTCCAcatgcccctgggctggcacCACGGGCATCTCAGTGCCGCAGAGCTTCTCGGAGCGCAGGGCATTGGCGATGACGGTGACATTCACCTTCCCTGCAGGGGCAGAAGGGGGATGTTGTTGTGACACTGCCTCAGGGGCTGGCTCTAGCTCAGAGCCATCCTGGGGAGACCGGGAAGGAGGAGGGTGCAATGGGACTGAATAAATGGAGGGATGAGACTGGAgactggggaagggaaaggggagagaagggagggggaaCTGGCAGGGGGAGAACAGGATCAGAAAAGCAGTGACA contains the following coding sequences:
- the LOC141970505 gene encoding 1-acyl-sn-glycerol-3-phosphate acyltransferase alpha-like, translated to MGLGPCSCLVSMRVVAPASSRHRHHVGLLLKGREDIVVAPQALDKYAALTYGTNGKSMLTGTLRPGRGGGATAMLETYSPRTTTGDQNSRRSLLPTWPRPSMRLLRAAILPLKLFCGIKMQVRGSEHLNNKEPFVIVCNHQASLDLLGMVEIIPDRCVPIAKKELMYMGTVGWACWLSGIIFIDRHKREDAIDVISQTARTMRRENLRVLIFPEGTRNQNQSMLPFKRGAFHLAVQAQVPIFPIVISPYWDFFSSEEKRFTSGTCTIQILPRVETQGLSPKDVPELTETVRQAMADALAEMSANHRGDQHAEQPPLPRCAGASAGRGTGSSRCEEDTTTTSN